A DNA window from Octopus sinensis linkage group LG25, ASM634580v1, whole genome shotgun sequence contains the following coding sequences:
- the LOC115224512 gene encoding trypsin, alkaline C: protein MILPTRLPIKTSLFITIASFQLFSMNNLTSRIIMLSLCCLLVAVASVFAGPETQIVEGTTAADCELPSIVYLILVESATSIKDCGGTLIDSTHILTAAHCVRGISQIYAAYGVNNVRTIERKSVKAVSNVVVHEGYINVRSTIKNDIAILTLNESLSEGRCVKFAPMANQGENFGTSRCIAAGWGDLTYRGKGSENLQKVALPIVPYDECKKKSILTISDGILCAGDFEKGGPSTCEGDSGGPLYCPRSNGQMVLAGITSFGYNCKMEISAFSDVGYFRNWIDSHL from the exons ATGATTCTCCCAACACGTTTACCTATAAAAACCTCACTGTTCATAACTATAGCATCATTTCAGTTATTCTCCATGAATAACTTAACATCTCGTATCATCATGTTGTCCCTCTGTTGTCTTCTTGTTGCGGTTGCTTCAGTTTTTGCTG GTCCTGAAACCCAAATTGTTGAAGGCACTACAGCAGCTGATTGTGAATTGCCATCCATCGTGTATCTCATACTTGTTGAGTCAGCTACCTCAATTAAGGATTGCGGAGGTACTCTGATTGATTCTACACACATTTTGACAGCAGCTCACTGCGT ACGTGGAATTAGTCAAATCTATGCAGCTTATGGAGTGAACAACGTACGGACTATAGAGCGTAAGTCAGTAAAGGCAGTAAGCAATGTTGTGGTGCACGAAGGATACATAAACGTTAGATCTACAATCA AGAATGATATTGCCATATTGACACTTAACGAGTCACTAAGCGAAGGGAGATGTGTCAAGTTTGCACCTATGGCCAATCAAGGAGAAAACTTTGGTACCTCAAGATGTATCGCTGCTGGATGGGGAGATTTAACCT ATAGAGGCAAAGGttctgaaaatttacaaaaagtgGCCCTTCCAATTGTTCCTTatgatgaatgtaaaaaaaagtcTATATTGACAATTTCTGACGGAATTCTTTGTGCTGGAGATTTCGAGAAAGGCGGGCCATCAACTTGTGAG GGTGACTCCGGCGGTCCACTTTACTGTCCAAGATCAAACGGTCAAATGGTCTTAGCAGGAATAACCTCGTTTGGATATAATTGTAAGATGGAAATCAGTGCTTTCAGTGATGTCGGATATTTCCGAAACTGGATCGACAGTCACCTGTAA